The genomic region TCGGGGTGCAGGTGAAAGCGCGGGACTTTTTTCTGCGGGCCGGGCCCGCGTTTTGCGACAAAAACTTGGACGGAACATCCGTGCGTCGAACAAGCAAGAACTCAACACGCTGCACGCCTCCGGGAACGCGACTCGCTCGTCACCCCCCACGTCTGTTCCCGCTGGAAGCACTCCTGGAGCGCCGGACTCCACGGCAGAGCATGCGAAGACCTCGCAGATCCAGACGCCGTCCAGCTCTGTGGCTCCGACTCTTCACCCTACCCCAGTCCCGTCGCCAGAGCAAACTCAACAGCAAGTGCAGACGCAACAGCCAACTCAAGAGGCACAGCAACAGGTAATCGATGCACAGAAgcaggcagaagaggcactggaagaagctgaggcCGCGCTGGAGCAGGCTCACAAGGCACAGGAGGCGCTAGGACAGGCCACTGACCCGCAGCATGTGGAACAGGTGGAACGGGCCGAGCAGGCACTGCAGCACGCACAGGAGGCACAACAGCAGGCGCAAGAGCTGCAACAGCACGCGCAAGAGCTGCAACAGCAACTTCAGTCCGAGCAGGAAAAACATGAGGAACAGCTGCCTCAGGATATCCCGCAGTTGCTCAACCAAGGACCGGCTGTCACTCCAGGCAACACGGTGACACCCAGCGCTACGACGGCAGTGTCCGCGAAACTTCACGAAATGGCAGTGCAGCAGATAGAACAATTGCGAATGCAACAAAAATCAATTGACATCGACATGAAACACTTGAAGGCGGTGGCGAGTCACATTGCCGAGCAAGAGCGACGCGCCGCCGAGGTGCTCGAAAAGATCGAATGCGCTTCTGGAAACGGCCAGGGTCCATGTGACACCGACGCGGTATACACAATGAACACAAACCCTCGACCGGTTGAGCGCCCATACCCAACCGAACAGACCATCGACACGCAACCGGTGCGTCAGGCTCAACATCATCTCGAACCCCAGGTGGCCCCTgagtctgcctctcctgcgGAGCAAGAGGCGACCCCAGATTTCATGCGGGCAGCAGGTGTGCGGCCAATGCCGGAGCGGGCACCCCCTGCTGAGACCGTGGAGACCCCCGAGTCTGAGGCTCCTGTCCAAGGGGAGAAGACCACCGAGACTGCCTCACCCGACGGGGAGGCAACGACCTTTGAGTTGACCCCGCCTGCTGCAGGTGCGCGGCCGATGCCGGTGCCCGCACACCCCGCTGAGGCCGTCGAGACCCCGGAATCTCAGGCGCCggtcgaaggcgagaagaccactgagactgcctctcctgaggaggaagcaacgaccGCCGAGTTGACCTCGCCTGCTGCAGGTGTGCGGCCAATGCCGGAGCAAGCACCCCCTGCTGAGACGGTGGAGACCCCTGAGGCTGAGGCGCCggtcgaaggcgagaaggccactga from Toxoplasma gondii ME49 unplaced genomic scaffold asmbl.8, whole genome shotgun sequence harbors:
- a CDS encoding hypothetical protein (encoded by transcript TGME49_318880), giving the protein MSPFNPHTSAFSHFRSTMWQLWNPSGPDGCFSPNERGTAVRQVGGLPHVTKRLSNAVPSFSPVRGSGTQGKSLCSVVASSSFRAAYGALLVVVVSLVSLPALAGSSEGSVLSAAGITTASEAVASSERSVLRGAVSKGTFLQSIAPHDNEASGREMNAEAPDLSGNNVIAMANAFNHSIVEPVAKKAGETVAMIAADVAAAVSAAGGAAAPVNDGGSFIQTNANVLGRGAGESAGLFSAGRARVLRQKLGRNIRASNKQELNTLHASGNATRSSPPTSVPAGSTPGAPDSTAEHAKTSQIQTPSSSVAPTLHPTPVPSPEQTQQQVQTQQPTQEAQQQVIDAQKQAEEALEEAEAALEQAHKAQEALGQATDPQHVEQVERAEQALQHAQEAQQQAQELQQHAQELQQQLQSEQEKHEEQLPQDIPQLLNQGPAVTPGNTVTPSATTAVSAKLHEMAVQQIEQLRMQQKSIDIDMKHLKAVASHIAEQERRAAEVLEKIECASGNGQGPCDTDAVYTMNTNPRPVERPYPTEQTIDTQPVRQAQHHLEPQVAPESASPAEQEATPDFMRAAGVRPMPERAPPAETVETPESEAPVQGEKTTETASPDGEATTFELTPPAAGVRPMPEQAPPAEAHEIVESEVPLHEGKGPESVPAGRQGPSAGDI